Proteins from a genomic interval of Trifolium pratense cultivar HEN17-A07 linkage group LG6, ARS_RC_1.1, whole genome shotgun sequence:
- the LOC123891136 gene encoding protein NDR1-like, whose product MMCEEGKSFYVWMLQVICLLGLLVLCLWLSLRPNNPSFSIVLVAIDRPSNQNGTIFYSLEIDNPNKDSSIYYDNMILSFLYGQQEDKVGETTIGSFHQGTSKNRIVSDIVSCKPGPFKPLFNAISNATAELKSSLTTRYRYKTWGIKSKFQRLLLKGILPIDSNGKLSHKKKKYPLTRNPKKLGRSKVKKH is encoded by the coding sequence ATGATGTGTGAAGAAGGGAAGAGTTTCTATGTATGGATGTTGCAAGTTATATGCCTCCTAGGTCTTCTTGTTCTGTGTCTATGGTTGTCCTTACGACCGAATAACCCATCCTTCTCCATCGTATTAGTCGCTATAGATCGACCTTCAAATCAAAATGGCACCATATTTTATAGCCTTGAAATTGATAACCCAAACAAGGACTCAAGCATTTACTACGACAACATGATATTGAGTTTCCTCTATGGGCAGCAGGAAGATAAGGTGGGGGAGACAACCATAGGTTCATTTCATCAAGGAACTAGCAAGAACCGCATTGTATCTGACATTGTTAGTTGCAAACCTGGACCATTCAAACCTCTCTTCAATGCCATATCAAATGCAACCGCTGAGTTGAAGTCTTCCCTGACAACTAGATATCGATACAAGACATGGGGAATCAAGAGCAAGTTTCAGAGATTACTCTTGAAAGGTATTCTGCCAATTGATTCTAATGGTAAGCTTTCACATAAGAAGAAGAAGTACCCGCTTACCCGTAATCCCAAAAAACTGGGAAGGTCCAAAGTAAAGAAGCACTGA
- the LOC123891134 gene encoding uncharacterized protein LOC123891134, with protein MHLKLATNVTRISYQALSSSCLKRGFTTRSHTADPDIHSGQQKPGYTNTRVSPEGTSRGDSDTNTKFAETDKEEGIFESPKSPYESSPKLKSNGVNQRLDPNIQQKRKHGTKAALEDVSCAGLDGTPWPEEKERNKEEQNQDNKEYYKDNKASPLSEIEFVDTRKPVSRVMHGTADAKQDGDVIGWLPEQVETAEETLLRAAEMWRQRAMRGDPHAPHSRVLRALRGEDF; from the exons ATGCATCTAAAACTAGCAACAAATGTAACAAGAATATCGTACCAAGCCTTATCTTCATCATGTCTGAAACGAGGATTCACCACTCGTAGCCACACTGCAGACCCTGATATTCATTCAGGACAACAAAAACCTGGTTACACTAATACCAGAGTTTCACCCGAA GGTACAAGTAGAGGTGATAGTGACACAAATACTAAGTTTGCTGAAACAGATAAAGAAGAAGGAATTTTTGAGTCACCAAAATCTCCATATGAATCATCACCAAAACTAAAGAGCAATGGAGTGAACCAAAGATTGGATCCAAACATTCAACAAAAGAGAAAACATGGGACAAAAGCTGCTTTAGAAGATGTGAGTTGTGCTGGTCTAGATGGAACTCCATGGccagaagagaaagagagaaacaaAGAGGAACAGAATCAGGATAACAAAGAATACTATAAAGATAATAAAGCGTCTCCTTTATCGGAGATTGAGTTTGTAGATACACGAAAGCCTGTGTCCCGTGTTATGCACGGAACTGCGGATGCTAAACAAGATGGAGATGTGATTGGTTGGTTGCCGGAGCAGGTTGAAACTGCAGAGGAGACTCTGTTGAGGGCTGCTGAGATGTGGCGGCAGAGGGCTATGCGTGGTGACCCTCATGCACCTCATTCAAGAGTTCTTAGAGCTCTTCGTGGTGAAGACTTTTGA